In Strigops habroptila isolate Jane chromosome 6, bStrHab1.2.pri, whole genome shotgun sequence, a single genomic region encodes these proteins:
- the AMD1 gene encoding S-adenosylmethionine decarboxylase proenzyme isoform X3, which translates to MFVSKRRFILKTCGTTLLLQALVPLLELAREYSGFDSIQSFFYSRKNFMKPSHQEYPHRNFQEEVEFLNEIFPNGAAYCMGRMNSDCWYLYTLDFPESRISNQPDQTLEILMSELDPVVMDQFYMKDGVTANDVTRMSGIRDLIPGSVIDATMFNPCGYSMNGMKSDGTYWTIHITPEPEFSYVSFETNISQTSYDDLIRKVVEVFKPGKFVTTLFVNQSSKCRTVFSSAQKIEGFKRLDHQIAQFSDYNFVFTSFTKNRQQQHS; encoded by the exons ATGTTTGTCTCCAAGAGACGTTTCATTTTGAAGACGTGTGGTACCACCCTCTTACTGCAAGCACTGGTTCCCCTGTTGGAGCTTGCTAGGGAGTACAGTGGGTTTGACTCAATTCAG agcttcTTTTATTCACGTAAGAATTTCATGAAGCCTTCCCACCAGGAGTACCCACATAGGAATTTCCAGGAAGAAGTAGAGTTTCTTAATGAAATTTTCCCAA aTGGAGCAGCTTATTGCATGGGGCGTATGAATTCTGATTGCTG GTACCTGTACACCCTGGATTTCCCAGAGAGTCGGATATCCAATCAGCCTGATCAGACACTGGAAATTCTGATGAGTGAGCTTGACCCAGTAGTTATGGACCAGTTCTACATGAAAGATGGTGTTACTGCAAATGATGTCACTCGT ATGAGTGGAATTCGTGACCTGATACCAGGTTCTGTTATTGATGCTACAATGTTCAATCCTTGTGGGTATTCAATGAATGGGATGAAATCGGAT ggaaCTTACTGGACTATTCACATCACTCCAGAACCAGAGTTTTCTTACGTtagttttgaaacaaatataAGTCAGACCTCTTATGATGATCTGATTAGAAAAGTTGTAGAGGTTTTCAAGCCAGGAAAATTTGTGACAACTCTCTTTGTTAATCAG aGCTCTAAATGTCGTACAGTGTTCTCTTCTGCCCAGAAGATTGAAGGGTTTAAACGTCTCGATCACCAGATTGCCCAATTCAGTGATTACAATTTTGTTTTTACCAGTTTCACAAAAAATCGCCAGCAACAGCACAGTTGa
- the GTF3C6 gene encoding general transcription factor 3C polypeptide 6 isoform X1, giving the protein MAAAAAAGMEEHDEAEEEEVEEQLVMVELSGIIDSDFLEKCENKCKILGIETERPILQVDRYVFAGEYEDTLGTCVVFEENTEHVDAEGNQKVQLKYKCHTVKKLNMTRTLLTEKKEGEENVDGVEWLQIKDRDFSYSRPSTICSFLREKEDSEESAQAHDKLTEESEGEVSGGRNSDMNCDLEKQHSLEMDVSIPLPDSPASGAEDSPSGSVVLDDAPP; this is encoded by the exons AtggcggcagcggcagcagccGGCATGGAGGAGCACGATgaagctgaggaagaagaggtggaG GAGCAACTGGTCATGGTGGAACTGTCAGGAATTATTGATTCAGACTTCCtagagaaatgtgaaaacaaatgcaagattTTG GGAATAGAGACAGAGAGACCCATTTTACAAGTGGACAGATATGTATTTGCAGGAGAATATGAAG ATACCTTGGGAACCTGTGTGGTTTTTGAAGAGAACACAGAGCACG TAGATGCAGAAGGCAACCAAAAAGTACAGCTGAAATACAAGTGCCACACAGTGAAGAAGTTGAACATGACGCGGACACTTTtgacagaaaagaaggaaggagaagagaatgtTG ACGGAGTGGAGTGGTTGCAGATCAAGGACAGAGATTTTTCCTACAGCAGGCCTAGTACGATTTGCAGCTTCCTGCGTGAAAAAGAAGATTCTGAGGAGTCTGCTCAGGCCCACGACAAATTGACTGAGGAGTCAGAGGGAGAGGTGAGTGGTGGAAGAAATTCTGACATGAATTGTGatctggagaagcagcacagcttggAAATGGATGTCTCTATTCCTCTGCCTGACAGCCCTGCTTCTGGGGCAGAGGATTCTCCTTCTGGAAGTGTTGTCTTAGATGATGCCCCTCCATGA
- the AMD1 gene encoding S-adenosylmethionine decarboxylase proenzyme isoform X2 codes for MVLVGICLLNCSLLMRIEWDKLLENVHCLIISVTKTDKQEAYVLSESSMFVSKRRFILKTCGTTLLLQALVPLLELAREYSGFDSIQSFFYSRKNFMKPSHQEYPHRNFQEEVEFLNEIFPNGAAYCMGRMNSDCWYLYTLDFPESRISNQPDQTLEILMSELDPVVMDQFYMKDGVTANDVTRMSGIRDLIPGSVIDATMFNPCGYSMNGMKSDGTYWTIHITPEPEFSYVSFETNISQTSYDDLIRKVVEVFKPGKFVTTLFVNQSSKCRTVFSSAQKIEGFKRLDHQIAQFSDYNFVFTSFTKNRQQQHS; via the exons GATTGAGTGGGACAAACTTCTGGAGAATGTGCATTGTTTGATCATAAGTGTGACAAAAACTGACAAGCAGGAAGCTTATGTACTCAG tgagagtAGCATGTTTGTCTCCAAGAGACGTTTCATTTTGAAGACGTGTGGTACCACCCTCTTACTGCAAGCACTGGTTCCCCTGTTGGAGCTTGCTAGGGAGTACAGTGGGTTTGACTCAATTCAG agcttcTTTTATTCACGTAAGAATTTCATGAAGCCTTCCCACCAGGAGTACCCACATAGGAATTTCCAGGAAGAAGTAGAGTTTCTTAATGAAATTTTCCCAA aTGGAGCAGCTTATTGCATGGGGCGTATGAATTCTGATTGCTG GTACCTGTACACCCTGGATTTCCCAGAGAGTCGGATATCCAATCAGCCTGATCAGACACTGGAAATTCTGATGAGTGAGCTTGACCCAGTAGTTATGGACCAGTTCTACATGAAAGATGGTGTTACTGCAAATGATGTCACTCGT ATGAGTGGAATTCGTGACCTGATACCAGGTTCTGTTATTGATGCTACAATGTTCAATCCTTGTGGGTATTCAATGAATGGGATGAAATCGGAT ggaaCTTACTGGACTATTCACATCACTCCAGAACCAGAGTTTTCTTACGTtagttttgaaacaaatataAGTCAGACCTCTTATGATGATCTGATTAGAAAAGTTGTAGAGGTTTTCAAGCCAGGAAAATTTGTGACAACTCTCTTTGTTAATCAG aGCTCTAAATGTCGTACAGTGTTCTCTTCTGCCCAGAAGATTGAAGGGTTTAAACGTCTCGATCACCAGATTGCCCAATTCAGTGATTACAATTTTGTTTTTACCAGTTTCACAAAAAATCGCCAGCAACAGCACAGTTGa
- the GTF3C6 gene encoding general transcription factor 3C polypeptide 6 isoform X2, with protein sequence MAAAAAAGMEEHDEAEEEEVEEQLVMVELSGIIDSDFLEKCENKCKILGIETERPILQVDRYVFAGEYEDTLGTCVVFEENTEHDAEGNQKVQLKYKCHTVKKLNMTRTLLTEKKEGEENVDGVEWLQIKDRDFSYSRPSTICSFLREKEDSEESAQAHDKLTEESEGEVSGGRNSDMNCDLEKQHSLEMDVSIPLPDSPASGAEDSPSGSVVLDDAPP encoded by the exons AtggcggcagcggcagcagccGGCATGGAGGAGCACGATgaagctgaggaagaagaggtggaG GAGCAACTGGTCATGGTGGAACTGTCAGGAATTATTGATTCAGACTTCCtagagaaatgtgaaaacaaatgcaagattTTG GGAATAGAGACAGAGAGACCCATTTTACAAGTGGACAGATATGTATTTGCAGGAGAATATGAAG ATACCTTGGGAACCTGTGTGGTTTTTGAAGAGAACACAGAGCACG ATGCAGAAGGCAACCAAAAAGTACAGCTGAAATACAAGTGCCACACAGTGAAGAAGTTGAACATGACGCGGACACTTTtgacagaaaagaaggaaggagaagagaatgtTG ACGGAGTGGAGTGGTTGCAGATCAAGGACAGAGATTTTTCCTACAGCAGGCCTAGTACGATTTGCAGCTTCCTGCGTGAAAAAGAAGATTCTGAGGAGTCTGCTCAGGCCCACGACAAATTGACTGAGGAGTCAGAGGGAGAGGTGAGTGGTGGAAGAAATTCTGACATGAATTGTGatctggagaagcagcacagcttggAAATGGATGTCTCTATTCCTCTGCCTGACAGCCCTGCTTCTGGGGCAGAGGATTCTCCTTCTGGAAGTGTTGTCTTAGATGATGCCCCTCCATGA